In Pseudoalteromonas sp. NC201, a single window of DNA contains:
- a CDS encoding homoserine O-succinyltransferase: MPITVTDELPAIAQLRHENVFVMPQSRASTQEIRPMRLAILNLMPNKVETEVQFIRLLANTPLQVNVDLLRLDTHRSSENSEQHLDMFYRYFSDVKDQNYDALIVTGAPLAHLEYDDVVYWQELQAFFDWAEHHVTSTLFSCWAAHAGLYHHYGLKRALKNDKLCGVFKHHCYFDHGALTRGFDDEFLVPHSRYGHIDIDKINACKDLVVLAGSEKVGAYLIKNHSGSQVYITGHPEYDADTLQKEYHRDCEKMANAPQPENYFPENDTSKRPSKTWQSHAFLLFSNWLNYYVYQTTPYDINLVSQDVRTNNYAE, from the coding sequence ATGCCAATCACCGTCACCGACGAACTCCCAGCCATTGCCCAATTGCGTCATGAAAATGTGTTCGTGATGCCACAAAGTCGTGCATCAACTCAAGAGATCCGCCCAATGCGGCTCGCGATATTAAACTTGATGCCGAATAAGGTGGAGACTGAGGTGCAATTTATCCGATTACTGGCAAATACCCCTTTGCAGGTGAATGTTGATTTGTTGCGACTAGACACCCACCGCAGCTCTGAAAACTCAGAACAACATCTAGATATGTTTTATCGCTATTTTTCGGATGTGAAAGATCAAAACTATGATGCTTTGATCGTCACTGGCGCGCCGCTGGCGCATCTTGAATATGACGATGTGGTGTATTGGCAGGAATTGCAAGCATTTTTTGATTGGGCTGAGCACCATGTTACTTCAACCCTGTTTTCCTGTTGGGCCGCACATGCTGGCTTGTATCACCATTATGGGTTAAAGCGAGCGCTCAAAAATGACAAACTTTGCGGCGTATTCAAACACCACTGTTACTTTGACCACGGGGCGCTCACTCGTGGTTTTGATGATGAGTTTTTGGTGCCACACTCACGCTACGGCCACATCGACATCGATAAAATTAATGCGTGTAAAGACCTAGTGGTATTAGCAGGCTCTGAAAAAGTGGGCGCTTACTTAATTAAAAATCACTCAGGCAGCCAAGTCTATATTACCGGTCACCCTGAATACGACGCCGATACGCTACAAAAAGAATACCATCGTGACTGTGAAAAAATGGCCAACGCACCGCAGCCTGAGAACTATTTTCCTGAGAATGACACCAGCAAACGTCCATCTAAGACATGGCAAAGCCATGCATTCTTGTTATTCTCAAATTGGTTAAACTACTATGTTTACCAAACCACACCTTATGATATTAACTTAGTTAGCCAAGATGTAAGGACTAACAATTATGCCGAATAA
- a CDS encoding DMT family transporter, giving the protein MIGIGEAAAIAAAGVWAGSTILYKRFSHHLSPFELNVSKGVIASALMILCLLIAGDAMYPTLPSSWGWLIASGVLGIAIGDSAYFAALRNIGPARTLVIESLAPAIAGILNIVLLGVYLSASAWLGIAVTTVGVMLAIKPSRSQPVLDKKHYLLGVCFALTAAICQAAGMVLSKGALNNESISSLWAALIRLGSGTLFVAFIVVYLKSQSLFKALTLKQIDGKNWLFIAVFFGTFIGLWLQLISVNHTDPAIAQTIFATAPLMVMTIGLLRREAITKSMMFGGLIALAGVFLLLKG; this is encoded by the coding sequence ATGATTGGTATTGGCGAAGCAGCAGCGATTGCAGCGGCTGGGGTATGGGCTGGCTCAACCATACTGTACAAACGATTTAGCCATCACCTTAGTCCATTTGAGTTGAACGTCAGCAAAGGCGTCATCGCTTCAGCTTTGATGATCTTGTGTTTGCTCATCGCAGGTGATGCAATGTACCCGACCTTACCCTCGAGCTGGGGCTGGCTGATAGCAAGTGGGGTACTGGGCATAGCGATTGGTGACAGTGCCTACTTTGCCGCACTTAGAAATATAGGTCCTGCTCGCACTTTGGTTATTGAAAGTCTTGCACCTGCCATCGCGGGGATCTTAAACATTGTGCTCCTTGGTGTTTATCTCAGCGCATCCGCTTGGCTCGGCATTGCAGTGACAACCGTTGGCGTGATGCTGGCGATTAAGCCAAGTAGAAGCCAGCCAGTATTAGACAAAAAACATTATCTCTTGGGAGTCTGCTTTGCACTCACGGCTGCCATTTGCCAAGCTGCGGGTATGGTGCTTTCCAAAGGTGCGCTAAATAACGAAAGTATTAGTAGTTTGTGGGCGGCACTTATCCGCTTGGGATCCGGCACCCTATTTGTGGCCTTTATTGTTGTTTATTTGAAATCACAAAGCCTGTTTAAAGCACTCACACTTAAACAAATCGACGGTAAAAACTGGTTATTCATTGCAGTGTTTTTTGGCACCTTTATTGGACTGTGGCTACAGTTGATTTCCGTTAATCATACCGATCCCGCTATCGCACAAACCATCTTTGCAACGGCACCGCTCATGGTGATGACGATTGGACTACTGCGCAGAGAAGCGATTACTAAATCTATGATGTTTGGAGGCCTAATTGCTTTGGCTGGGGTATTTTTATTGCTAAAAGGATAG
- a CDS encoding homocysteine S-methyltransferase family protein — protein MPNNVAVNGEQIAEQLKQAMQQRILILDGAMGTMIQKHKLEEQDYGGERFKDWHVLIKGNNDLLSLTQPEIIKQIHRDYLAAGADIIETNTFNATTISMEDYDMASLSREINLESAKLARAVCDEFTAKDPSKPRYVAGVLGPTSKTCSISPDVNDPGFRNITFDKLVAAYVESTLALIEGGAHLILIETIFDTLNAKAASYGVEEAFEQAGVTLPVMISGTITDASGRTLSGQTTEAFYNSIRHIKPISIGLNCALGPDLLRQYVEELSRVCETFTSVHPNAGLPNEFGEYDLEADDMAKEIIDWGNEGFINIVGGCCGTTPEHIRAFARGLEQTQPRSLPNIEVRMRLAGLEACNLN, from the coding sequence ATGCCGAATAATGTAGCCGTAAACGGTGAGCAAATAGCAGAGCAGCTTAAGCAAGCAATGCAGCAACGTATTCTGATCTTAGATGGTGCAATGGGAACCATGATCCAAAAGCACAAATTAGAAGAACAAGACTATGGTGGTGAGCGCTTTAAAGATTGGCATGTCCTTATCAAAGGCAACAACGATCTGCTAAGTTTGACGCAGCCTGAGATAATCAAACAGATCCATCGTGATTATCTAGCTGCTGGCGCAGATATCATTGAAACCAATACTTTTAACGCCACCACCATCTCGATGGAAGATTATGACATGGCAAGCCTAAGTCGCGAGATTAATCTTGAATCGGCGAAGCTTGCACGTGCGGTATGTGATGAATTTACCGCCAAAGATCCCAGCAAGCCTCGCTATGTGGCAGGTGTACTTGGCCCAACGTCAAAAACCTGTTCGATTTCTCCAGATGTAAACGACCCTGGTTTTCGCAATATCACTTTTGACAAGTTGGTTGCAGCCTATGTCGAATCAACGCTTGCCCTTATTGAAGGCGGTGCGCACCTTATTTTGATTGAAACGATTTTTGATACGCTCAACGCCAAAGCCGCGTCTTACGGTGTAGAAGAAGCGTTCGAGCAAGCGGGCGTCACTCTGCCTGTTATGATCTCGGGCACAATTACCGACGCTTCCGGTCGCACGCTTTCAGGGCAAACCACCGAGGCGTTTTATAACTCCATTCGTCATATTAAGCCAATCTCTATTGGCCTCAACTGCGCGCTAGGCCCAGATTTATTAAGACAGTATGTAGAAGAGCTGTCACGGGTTTGTGAGACCTTTACCTCTGTACATCCAAACGCAGGGCTTCCTAACGAGTTTGGTGAATACGACCTAGAAGCCGATGACATGGCAAAAGAGATTATCGATTGGGGCAATGAAGGATTTATCAATATTGTTGGCGGCTGCTGTGGCACCACGCCCGAACATATTCGCGCCTTCGCGAGAGGCCTTGAGCAAACCCAGCCGCGTAGCTTGCCTAACATCGAAGTGCGGATGCGTTTGGCAGGTCTTGAAGCCTGTAACTTAAATTAG
- a CDS encoding tetratricopeptide repeat protein: protein MPLLALFFALLLVVLPAHGSECPSANNANLTSQILSCKQHLETLEPNGAQAFDAHLELVSLYRRAGDIKLSNQILDELMAWKLTTLQRFQVLRQSGINRYRQRNYIQALESFHEAQTLAAKLQQNELLGKSANDLANAYQALGDLDTALTLFLESYQIAKATNDLQRQAITLNNLGNVSRDINQLDDAILSFRQAHALHQQAGDQVKANHTLLSIAEVFYKKRDYNKATEIIEDLLQPLTQSGAYTQLSRAYLLLAEIAIAQNHIAQAQQQLASFKRTRQLIQHGKVDQRALLIEAKLKQLEGDNLTAQTLLKQGLEAHNQQNSQLTELFYIALLQSQLQTHAYKEAVETAQRYNDMLKSSRVQSENLYQFRLQSANVLTAPKRQTETSMLSHVLVGFITFLAGVLVTYCFIRNTARADTHGVHSKHTSIDEQAARQLMVEVMTLTLTLWEQSSGKTRVELAEESKVWKVNIDDGRLRVRTLERYLNIKTLPKKPRIRNIVTTAQYVLTQCQDANFDTAPLSQKVAQLEQIIACSNAT from the coding sequence ATGCCTTTGCTTGCTTTGTTTTTCGCATTACTGCTCGTTGTGTTACCGGCGCATGGTTCAGAATGCCCAAGTGCTAATAATGCTAACCTCACAAGCCAAATTTTGTCTTGTAAGCAACATCTTGAAACGCTTGAACCCAACGGTGCTCAAGCTTTTGATGCACATCTTGAGCTTGTGAGCTTGTATCGTCGAGCGGGTGACATAAAGCTCAGCAATCAAATACTGGATGAGTTGATGGCATGGAAGTTAACCACACTTCAGCGCTTTCAGGTGTTAAGACAAAGTGGTATTAATCGTTACCGCCAGCGCAATTATATTCAAGCGCTGGAGAGCTTCCACGAAGCGCAAACGCTTGCGGCTAAGTTGCAACAAAACGAACTCCTGGGTAAATCGGCAAACGATTTAGCTAATGCTTATCAGGCACTCGGAGATCTAGATACCGCCCTTACTTTATTTTTAGAAAGCTACCAAATAGCGAAAGCAACAAATGACCTGCAGAGACAAGCGATCACACTTAATAATTTAGGGAATGTGTCGAGGGATATTAATCAGTTGGATGATGCCATTCTCTCATTTCGTCAAGCCCATGCGCTCCACCAACAAGCCGGCGACCAGGTCAAAGCGAACCACACCTTGCTAAGCATAGCGGAAGTCTTCTACAAAAAGCGCGACTACAACAAAGCAACTGAAATCATTGAAGATTTACTTCAACCTTTGACACAAAGTGGCGCCTATACCCAATTGTCTCGAGCCTATTTATTATTGGCCGAAATTGCCATTGCTCAAAATCATATCGCTCAGGCACAACAGCAACTTGCTTCATTTAAACGTACTCGGCAACTAATTCAACACGGTAAAGTGGATCAGCGAGCACTGCTTATTGAAGCCAAACTCAAGCAGCTTGAGGGCGATAACCTAACTGCACAAACGTTACTTAAACAGGGACTTGAAGCACATAATCAGCAAAATAGTCAGCTTACCGAATTATTTTACATTGCCTTATTGCAGTCCCAGCTACAAACACACGCTTATAAAGAAGCAGTAGAGACCGCACAGCGTTATAATGACATGCTTAAAAGTAGTCGTGTACAGAGTGAAAACCTTTATCAATTTCGCCTTCAAAGCGCTAACGTCTTGACCGCGCCTAAGCGCCAAACAGAGACAAGCATGTTGTCTCATGTACTCGTCGGGTTTATCACATTTTTAGCAGGTGTTTTGGTTACTTACTGCTTTATTCGCAATACCGCCCGCGCCGATACTCATGGCGTGCACAGTAAACATACGAGCATTGATGAACAGGCCGCTAGACAATTAATGGTTGAGGTAATGACACTCACTTTGACGCTTTGGGAGCAAAGTAGTGGCAAAACTCGTGTCGAATTAGCGGAAGAAAGCAAAGTGTGGAAAGTGAATATCGATGATGGTCGCTTACGAGTGCGCACTCTTGAACGCTATCTTAATATCAAAACGCTGCCCAAAAAGCCGCGTATTCGAAATATTGTTACCACGGCACAATATGTACTCACTCAATGCCAAGACGCTAATTTCGATACTGCGCCCCTTTCTCAAAAAGTTGCACAACTGGAGCAAATCATAGCGTGCTCCAACGCTACTTGA
- the metH gene encoding methionine synthase — protein sequence MTQTAVFTNVGERTNVTGSAKFKRLILEEDYETALDVAREQVESGAQVIDINMDEAMLDSKAAMVKFLNLIASEPDISKVPIMVDSSKWEVIEAGLKCIQGKAIVNSISLKEGEAPFIHQAKIIKRFGAAVVVMAFDEVGQAETAERKFEICQRSYKILVDELGFPPEDIIFDPNIFAVATGIEEHDNYAVEFIEGTRRIKQNLPHCKVSGGVSNVSFSFRGNNPVREAIHSVFLYHAIKAGMDMGIVNAGQLAVYDDIPKELRDAVEDVILNTDAGAGERLVEIAPKYSGMAQAEKQEDLEWRSWPVEKRLEHALVKGITEFIDEDTEACRQQFDKPIQVIEGPLMDGMNVVGDLFGAGKMFLPQVVKSARVMKRAVAYLDPYIEAEKEEGSSNGKVIMATVKGDVHDIGKNIVGVVLQCNNYEVVDLGVMVPAEKILQTAIDENADVIGLSGLITPSLDEMVHVAKEMTRRGFDIPLLIGGATTSKAHTAVKIEPQYDKGVIYVNNASRAVGVVSSLLSKTQKPEFLAKTADEYVKVREQQARKKPRSKPVTLARARDNAVKLDWQSYTPPVPNKLGITEFKDVSIKTLRDYIDWTPFFMTWSLAGKYPRILRDEVVGEEAQKLFHDANAMLDQLEQAGTLQPLGVIGLFPANRVGDDIEIYTDESRSEVLVTSCQLRQQTEKTDFPNYCLSDYIAPKGTPDYFGAFAVTGGLEEDDLADAFDAKQDDYNKIMIKAVADRLAEAFAEYLHEQVRKVYWGFAADEALSNEELIRENYQGIRPAPGYPACPEHTEKQKIWQLLDVENRIGMKLTSSYAMWPGAAVSGWYFSHPDSKYFAVASIQRDQVEDYAARQAMSLEEAERWLGPNLGYETA from the coding sequence ATGACACAAACAGCAGTATTTACCAATGTCGGTGAACGTACCAATGTAACGGGATCGGCAAAATTTAAGCGCTTAATTTTAGAAGAAGATTACGAAACCGCGCTGGATGTTGCCAGAGAGCAGGTTGAAAGCGGCGCGCAAGTGATCGATATCAACATGGATGAAGCCATGTTGGACTCAAAAGCTGCGATGGTGAAGTTTCTTAATCTGATAGCGTCAGAGCCGGATATTTCTAAAGTCCCCATCATGGTCGACTCGTCTAAATGGGAAGTCATTGAAGCGGGTCTGAAATGTATTCAAGGTAAAGCCATTGTAAACTCAATCTCCTTAAAAGAGGGTGAGGCACCATTTATCCACCAAGCCAAAATCATCAAGCGCTTTGGTGCTGCTGTGGTGGTGATGGCATTTGATGAAGTTGGTCAAGCGGAAACCGCAGAACGAAAGTTTGAGATCTGTCAGCGCTCTTACAAAATCTTGGTTGACGAGCTTGGGTTTCCACCTGAAGACATTATTTTTGACCCTAATATTTTCGCGGTCGCTACGGGTATCGAAGAACACGATAACTACGCCGTAGAATTTATCGAGGGCACGCGCAGAATTAAGCAAAACCTGCCACACTGTAAAGTGTCAGGGGGTGTATCTAACGTATCCTTCTCATTCCGTGGTAACAACCCGGTGCGTGAAGCGATCCACTCTGTGTTTCTTTACCATGCGATTAAAGCAGGCATGGATATGGGGATCGTCAATGCCGGTCAGTTAGCCGTGTATGACGATATTCCAAAAGAGCTCCGTGATGCCGTTGAGGATGTGATCCTCAATACCGACGCCGGTGCTGGCGAACGATTGGTTGAGATCGCGCCTAAATACTCGGGCATGGCGCAAGCCGAAAAACAGGAAGATTTAGAGTGGCGTTCTTGGCCAGTTGAAAAACGCTTGGAGCACGCCTTAGTTAAAGGGATCACCGAGTTTATCGACGAGGATACCGAGGCCTGTCGCCAACAGTTTGATAAGCCAATTCAAGTGATTGAAGGGCCACTGATGGATGGCATGAACGTGGTTGGCGACTTGTTTGGCGCGGGCAAAATGTTCCTGCCTCAAGTGGTGAAATCTGCTCGAGTGATGAAGCGCGCGGTTGCCTATCTTGACCCTTACATTGAGGCCGAAAAAGAAGAAGGCTCTAGTAACGGTAAAGTGATCATGGCCACGGTTAAGGGCGATGTACACGACATTGGCAAAAACATTGTGGGCGTGGTACTGCAATGTAACAACTACGAAGTCGTGGACTTGGGTGTGATGGTGCCAGCAGAGAAAATTCTGCAAACGGCCATTGACGAAAACGCTGATGTCATTGGTCTGTCTGGCCTTATTACGCCATCCCTTGATGAAATGGTGCATGTTGCGAAAGAAATGACGCGTCGCGGCTTTGATATTCCTCTACTCATTGGTGGTGCAACCACATCGAAAGCGCATACGGCGGTTAAAATTGAACCTCAGTACGATAAAGGTGTGATCTACGTCAATAACGCCAGTCGTGCGGTTGGTGTGGTATCTAGCCTGCTAAGTAAAACCCAAAAGCCAGAGTTTTTAGCAAAAACAGCGGACGAATACGTCAAAGTACGGGAGCAGCAGGCGCGCAAAAAGCCACGTTCAAAACCGGTTACTTTGGCGCGTGCGCGCGATAATGCGGTAAAACTTGATTGGCAAAGCTACACGCCACCGGTGCCAAATAAGTTGGGGATCACCGAGTTTAAAGACGTGAGCATTAAAACGCTACGTGATTATATTGACTGGACGCCATTTTTTATGACCTGGTCATTGGCCGGTAAATATCCACGTATTCTACGAGACGAAGTGGTTGGTGAAGAGGCGCAAAAACTGTTTCATGATGCCAATGCCATGTTAGATCAGTTAGAACAAGCGGGCACTTTACAGCCACTGGGTGTGATTGGATTGTTCCCTGCTAACCGCGTGGGTGATGATATTGAAATTTATACCGATGAGTCGCGCAGCGAAGTCTTGGTTACGTCATGTCAGCTGCGTCAGCAAACCGAAAAAACCGATTTCCCTAACTATTGTTTGTCGGATTATATTGCACCTAAAGGCACACCTGATTATTTCGGTGCATTTGCCGTCACTGGTGGTCTTGAAGAAGATGACTTAGCAGATGCATTTGATGCCAAGCAAGATGACTACAACAAGATCATGATTAAAGCGGTCGCAGATCGCTTAGCCGAGGCATTTGCTGAATATTTACATGAGCAAGTGCGTAAAGTGTACTGGGGATTTGCAGCGGATGAAGCGCTAAGTAACGAAGAACTTATCCGTGAAAACTATCAAGGGATCCGTCCTGCGCCAGGGTATCCAGCGTGCCCTGAACACACCGAGAAACAAAAAATTTGGCAGTTGTTAGATGTCGAAAACCGTATCGGTATGAAGCTGACTAGCTCATACGCCATGTGGCCGGGAGCAGCGGTGTCGGGTTGGTATTTCTCACATCCAGATTCTAAGTACTTTGCCGTTGCCAGTATTCAAAGAGATCAAGTAGAAGACTATGCTGCGCGTCAAGCGATGTCGCTAGAAGAAGCGGAGCGTTGGCTTGGTCCTAACTTAGGATATGAAACGGCATAA
- a CDS encoding GGDEF domain-containing protein has product MQPAVVSLCILVSALITFCGFAYESSEQIQRNLNALQMSAEQDYDLSLLPDIRALREQARAQGNKPLQIKALLLEGSIVQHFGEFEDGLDLHQQALQLAEADNNTFLKANTYLAIAHLDIDLESYELAQRYLDKASLLAEQIDDNAQVKADISLWQSRLNMDKGAYRLALKSSFVPEISGIRQETLAQLKLTRSWAHLQLGEYLPAKQILDELDNAGYLVQNQRMRIMSAVQRARVALQSGDFATSIDLAQAGLRDTLGTRFLLFQSQLQWILASAYAQLGDYQQAHRYLKRYAVTEQSLNLQKRNNKLLKLEAQYSLAQQKQALNELERDNAQQAKQIMAHQQQIENARLSQQRWLLIVLLVFTLALVFYWRWQNRLYTKLLESQVAQRTEELAERNKRLQTLSFTDSLTGLSNRHHFFSVIDGTIEVYRQKWQIPQTQQNADLIFVIIDIDHFKNINDSFGHAAGDIVLQDFAEILKQCTRESDILVRWGGEEFLLVMPDMDRAAAHEVTERIRRQVESYPFVVNDQTINCTCSIGFAPFPFDPTQPDKLNWEHVLELADGGLYLAKESHRNAWVGVHTGDEEVQSPAEHMVQNLRSYLQAGKLKTWSNLSDLIYACNTR; this is encoded by the coding sequence ATGCAGCCAGCTGTGGTATCGCTTTGCATATTGGTAAGTGCGCTAATTACATTTTGTGGTTTTGCTTACGAATCATCGGAACAAATACAGCGCAACTTAAATGCGCTACAAATGTCGGCTGAACAAGATTATGACTTGTCTTTATTACCGGACATCAGAGCTCTTCGAGAGCAAGCGCGTGCGCAAGGTAATAAGCCGTTGCAAATCAAAGCATTACTGTTAGAGGGTAGTATAGTTCAACACTTTGGTGAGTTTGAGGATGGTTTGGACTTGCACCAACAAGCGTTGCAGTTGGCCGAAGCCGATAATAATACATTTTTAAAGGCAAACACCTATCTCGCCATCGCTCACCTTGATATTGACTTAGAGAGCTATGAGTTAGCGCAGCGCTATTTAGATAAAGCCTCATTGCTGGCTGAGCAAATTGATGATAATGCCCAGGTAAAAGCCGATATCAGTTTATGGCAGTCGCGCTTGAATATGGATAAGGGCGCTTATCGTTTAGCGCTTAAGTCTTCTTTCGTACCAGAGATTTCAGGCATTCGGCAGGAGACGCTTGCGCAGTTAAAGCTGACGCGTTCTTGGGCTCATTTACAGCTCGGGGAATATTTACCAGCCAAGCAAATTCTAGATGAATTAGACAATGCGGGTTATTTGGTTCAAAACCAAAGAATGCGGATTATGTCGGCAGTGCAGCGTGCCAGAGTGGCTTTACAAAGTGGCGATTTTGCAACTTCAATTGATTTAGCTCAGGCTGGGCTGAGAGATACACTCGGCACACGTTTTTTACTTTTTCAATCTCAGTTGCAGTGGATACTGGCCTCAGCCTATGCTCAGCTTGGAGACTATCAGCAAGCGCATCGTTATTTAAAACGCTATGCCGTTACCGAGCAGTCACTGAATTTGCAAAAGCGTAATAACAAACTACTTAAGCTAGAAGCGCAATATTCTCTTGCCCAACAAAAGCAGGCACTTAATGAGCTTGAGCGAGACAATGCCCAGCAGGCAAAGCAGATTATGGCGCATCAGCAACAGATAGAAAATGCAAGATTAAGCCAGCAGCGTTGGTTATTGATAGTCCTGCTTGTATTTACCTTAGCGCTGGTCTTTTATTGGCGTTGGCAAAATCGCCTTTACACCAAGCTGTTAGAAAGTCAGGTTGCGCAGCGTACTGAGGAACTCGCAGAGCGAAATAAGCGGTTACAAACCCTTAGTTTCACCGATAGCTTGACCGGTCTGAGTAATCGGCATCATTTTTTTAGCGTGATCGATGGCACCATTGAAGTGTACAGGCAAAAGTGGCAAATTCCGCAAACACAACAGAATGCCGATCTAATTTTTGTGATTATTGATATCGACCACTTTAAAAATATCAATGATAGTTTTGGCCATGCCGCAGGAGATATCGTGTTGCAAGACTTTGCTGAAATCCTCAAACAATGCACACGAGAGTCAGATATATTAGTGCGCTGGGGTGGGGAAGAGTTTTTGTTGGTGATGCCGGATATGGACAGAGCGGCTGCGCACGAAGTGACAGAACGGATCCGTCGCCAAGTGGAGAGCTATCCATTTGTGGTGAACGATCAAACTATCAACTGTACTTGTTCAATTGGCTTTGCTCCATTCCCGTTTGACCCAACACAACCAGACAAGCTTAACTGGGAACATGTGTTAGAGTTAGCCGACGGTGGCTTATATCTTGCGAAAGAATCTCATCGTAATGCCTGGGTTGGCGTGCACACTGGAGACGAGGAAGTACAGAGTCCGGCAGAGCACATGGTGCAAAATCTACGCTCATATTTACAAGCAGGCAAACTAAAAACGTGGTCAAATCTATCCGATCTTATTTATGCTTGTAATACTCGTTAA
- a CDS encoding metallophosphoesterase: MRIIIAIATLNLIACSSTFAVQQANTKVLGAYSMFAPSTTEAPNIYARVVVDGVLSDANQCPSLLFGKKSMPMQLRAMRPNQTHFPVSVCEAKISPNTAYTVSDSQFSLAPVTFDPNKIAVFGDTGCKSSVCENNTAAEPFKTLAEQGAKQQPQLLLHMGDFNYRGTGGAISGDTYAYDAGDGGYGGTSCGLNDTYYSQNAINSPRPDTWSNWQADFFAATTDLSATAPWIFARGNHELCSRAGIGWFYFFGPGANLPDAVEQQQCPSQGDYNQPPQSASAHIIVQNSYTINLKPLSVWVMDSANACDASADNGLTKVYQQQYQRLNVRSELLKAKPMWIMSHRPIWGVEDPTTKDTLNVMLQTALKNTRQGKLPEHVTLSLAGHMHIYQSSTFAASTARPAQIVVGNSGVSLSDTNAFSEFDYALDSQNAIVNEQGKFGFLSIKLGKDGAWQGEFLDESGAAFLTCSSETIDKQAVCRAK, from the coding sequence ATGCGCATCATCATCGCTATTGCGACGCTCAATTTAATTGCTTGTAGCAGCACGTTTGCAGTCCAACAAGCGAATACCAAAGTATTAGGCGCTTACTCAATGTTCGCGCCTTCCACTACAGAAGCCCCAAATATCTACGCGCGCGTCGTTGTTGACGGCGTGCTCAGCGACGCCAACCAATGCCCAAGCTTGCTCTTTGGTAAAAAATCTATGCCGATGCAGTTGCGAGCAATGCGTCCGAACCAAACACATTTTCCAGTCTCTGTATGCGAAGCGAAAATCTCCCCAAACACGGCTTATACCGTCAGTGATAGTCAATTCTCGTTAGCGCCCGTGACATTCGATCCGAATAAAATTGCGGTTTTTGGCGACACTGGCTGTAAGTCATCAGTTTGCGAAAACAACACTGCTGCCGAGCCGTTTAAAACCCTCGCAGAGCAAGGGGCAAAGCAACAACCACAATTGTTGCTCCATATGGGGGATTTCAACTATCGAGGTACCGGAGGTGCGATTTCCGGTGATACCTATGCTTATGACGCAGGCGATGGTGGATATGGTGGTACTAGCTGCGGTCTCAACGATACCTACTACAGTCAAAACGCGATAAATAGCCCAAGACCAGATACATGGAGCAACTGGCAAGCCGACTTTTTTGCCGCAACAACGGATCTTTCAGCAACCGCACCATGGATTTTTGCACGAGGCAATCATGAACTTTGTAGCCGCGCAGGAATTGGCTGGTTTTACTTTTTTGGCCCGGGAGCCAATCTTCCTGATGCCGTTGAGCAACAGCAATGTCCATCTCAAGGGGATTATAATCAACCGCCGCAATCTGCAAGTGCCCATATCATTGTGCAAAACTCCTATACCATCAACTTAAAACCGCTCAGTGTTTGGGTAATGGATAGCGCCAATGCCTGTGATGCCAGTGCAGACAATGGCCTAACAAAAGTCTACCAACAGCAATATCAACGACTTAATGTCAGAAGCGAACTACTCAAAGCCAAACCCATGTGGATTATGAGCCACAGACCCATCTGGGGCGTTGAAGACCCGACAACCAAAGACACGCTAAACGTGATGTTGCAAACCGCGCTGAAGAACACCAGACAAGGTAAGTTGCCTGAACACGTCACTTTATCACTCGCTGGACATATGCATATTTATCAGTCTTCCACCTTTGCTGCCAGTACCGCACGTCCTGCGCAAATCGTTGTCGGCAATAGCGGCGTCAGCCTCAGTGATACCAATGCCTTTAGCGAATTTGATTATGCACTTGATAGCCAAAACGCAATCGTTAACGAACAAGGTAAGTTCGGCTTTTTATCCATTAAGCTTGGCAAAGATGGCGCGTGGCAAGGAGAGTTTTTGGATGAAAGTGGTGCCGCTTTTCTAACCTGCAGCAGCGAAACTATAGATAAACAAGCGGTATGTCGCGCGAAGTAA